One segment of Gilliamella sp. ESL0441 DNA contains the following:
- a CDS encoding epoxyqueuosine reductase QueH, with protein sequence MLINAKNILEKLNPHNKINYDSVLQEVIADWQHEAVRPKLLIHSCCAPCSTYVLEYLAQYADITIYFANSNIHPRVEYEHRSLVQQKFINDFNLKTGHHVQFLEAPYQPAEFVKQVGHLRDEPEGGERCHLCYKMRLDLAAIKAQELGFDYFASALTLSPKKNSQKINQLGFEIQEIFSVNYLPSDFKKNNGYKRSIELCKEYDVYRQCYCGCIFAAKAQGVDLKNVIAIAKQGLEKMS encoded by the coding sequence ATGTTAATTAATGCTAAAAATATACTGGAAAAATTAAATCCTCATAACAAAATCAATTACGATTCTGTTTTACAAGAAGTCATCGCAGATTGGCAGCACGAAGCAGTTCGTCCTAAATTATTGATTCATAGTTGCTGTGCACCATGTAGTACCTATGTTTTAGAGTATTTGGCGCAGTATGCTGATATTACTATCTATTTTGCCAATTCGAATATTCATCCAAGAGTTGAATATGAACACCGTAGTCTGGTTCAACAAAAATTCATCAACGATTTTAACCTGAAAACAGGGCATCATGTCCAGTTTTTAGAAGCACCTTACCAACCGGCAGAGTTTGTTAAACAAGTTGGGCATTTGCGTGATGAACCCGAAGGAGGAGAGCGTTGTCATCTCTGCTATAAAATGCGGTTAGATTTGGCAGCGATTAAAGCGCAAGAATTGGGATTTGATTATTTTGCGAGTGCATTGACGTTAAGTCCTAAAAAAAACAGCCAGAAAATCAATCAACTGGGTTTTGAAATACAGGAAATTTTTTCGGTGAATTATCTCCCTTCCGATTTTAAAAAAAATAATGGTTATAAACGTTCTATCGAGCTTTGCAAAGAATATGATGTCTATCGACAATGTTATTGTGGTTGTATTTTTGCTGCTAAAGCGCAAGGCGTCGATTTAAAAAATGTTATTGCGATCGCTAAGCAGGGATTAGAAAAAATGAGTTAA